Proteins from one Triplophysa dalaica isolate WHDGS20190420 chromosome 6, ASM1584641v1, whole genome shotgun sequence genomic window:
- the si:dkey-276j7.2 gene encoding protein TAMALIN, whose amino-acid sequence MTVHSPKMTTVRYIRKLLGKSSCATNNLLHTGHKTQKSTSGYKLTQNTERYKQEVVQPQEKKAEQCIRRDVILRREENETFGFDIQTSSGERTVGAEQDLSSCVCWVKENSPAMDAGLTAGDVIITVNSVYITGCTHQEINDLMEKSTMLKMEIIRDATVKQRQLLSKLYLLQQELTEKCEELQMIMTQDVRLSRGILENN is encoded by the exons ATGACAGTTCACAGTCCGAAGATGACAACTGTACGATACATCAGAAAACTGTTAGGAAAGAGCAGCTGCGCGACAAACAACCTGCTGCACActggacacaaaacacagaagagcACAAGTGGTTATAAATTAACTCAAAACACAGAACGCTATAAACAGGAG gtaGTGCAACCTCAGGAAAAGAAAGCAGAACAGTGCATCCG GAGAGATGTCATTTTAagaagagaagaaaatgaaacttttggGTTTGACATCCAG acaagcagcggtgaaagaacaGTGGGTGCCGAGCAGGATCTGAGCTCATGTGTGTGTTGGGTGAAAGAAAACAGTCCTGCAATGGATGCTGGATTAACAGCAG GTGATGTCATAATAACAGTCAACAGTGTGTACATTACAGGATGCACACATCAGGAGATAAATGACCTTATGGAAAAGTCTACTATGTTAAA gaTGGAGATTATCAGAGATGCTACAGTAAAACAGAGGCAACTACTCAGCAAGCTGTATCTCCTGCAG CAAGAGCTTACAGAGAAATGCGAAGAGCTTCAGATGATAATGACACAGGATGTGCGTCTGAGTCGAG GTATCTTGGAAAACAATTAG